Proteins from a single region of Leptolyngbya sp. CCY15150:
- the tyrA gene encoding bifunctional chorismate mutase/prephenate dehydrogenase produces MTDIQTLQSVDQALIHLLQQRVALLQASDTPCIATQIADVQPLLTEAGISEFTWKTLVTNCMAMLATDTPAQPQQRSDRRQVTIVGGRGAMGKLFCDQFAATGHAVSIMEQEDWGRADILLGQADLVLLCVPLKLTATLARQVGQYLAPHTVLADIASTKVEVMQAMLDSHHGPVVGLHPMFGPGVTSLLGQKVVVCEGQQMSQCQWVLDWIEENGGNLIPATPEEHDSMMIAVQAIRFFSNFSLGTFYAEEGIDIERSFEFSSPLYRSEINTISRLVAQDAALYVDILLASDERRSAVGRLVDTYARLAQLIHDGDRTALIAEFEKTRQSFRDGAERSLAESNYMLNNLSRFLAAHDAESRASVTSERRSLPSVNLSTASATNLGKAA; encoded by the coding sequence ATGACAGATATTCAAACCCTTCAGTCTGTTGACCAGGCCTTGATTCATCTGCTACAACAGCGCGTTGCCTTGCTGCAAGCATCGGATACTCCCTGCATCGCAACCCAAATTGCGGACGTGCAACCCCTGCTCACGGAGGCTGGTATCTCAGAATTCACTTGGAAGACATTAGTCACCAACTGCATGGCGATGCTTGCTACAGATACGCCTGCGCAGCCCCAGCAACGAAGCGATCGCCGTCAAGTTACGATTGTGGGCGGACGGGGTGCAATGGGTAAGCTGTTCTGTGATCAGTTTGCGGCCACTGGTCATGCGGTTAGCATTATGGAACAGGAGGACTGGGGTCGGGCGGATATTTTGCTAGGGCAAGCGGATTTAGTGCTGCTCTGTGTCCCGCTGAAGTTGACGGCTACCTTAGCTCGTCAAGTGGGTCAATACTTAGCTCCCCACACCGTATTGGCCGACATTGCTAGCACCAAGGTTGAGGTGATGCAGGCGATGCTTGACAGTCACCATGGCCCAGTTGTGGGCTTACACCCGATGTTTGGGCCAGGCGTTACATCATTACTGGGACAAAAGGTGGTGGTTTGTGAGGGACAGCAGATGTCCCAATGCCAGTGGGTTTTAGATTGGATCGAGGAAAATGGTGGCAATCTTATTCCTGCAACCCCTGAAGAACATGACTCGATGATGATAGCTGTCCAAGCGATTCGCTTCTTTTCCAACTTTAGCTTGGGGACATTCTATGCTGAGGAAGGTATTGATATTGAGCGCAGTTTTGAATTTTCTAGCCCATTGTATCGCTCTGAGATCAACACGATCAGTCGCTTAGTTGCCCAAGATGCTGCTCTCTATGTTGACATCTTACTCGCCTCTGACGAACGCCGATCTGCTGTTGGACGTCTGGTTGATACCTATGCGCGTCTCGCCCAGTTGATCCATGATGGCGATCGCACGGCCCTGATTGCCGAATTTGAGAAAACGCGCCAAAGTTTCCGAGACGGAGCTGAGCGATCGCTTGCAGAAAGTAACTACATGCTCAATAATCTCAGTCGATTCTTAGCTGCCCATGATGCTGAATCTCGCGCCAGTGTTACATCTGAGCGGCGATCGCTCCCATCTGTTAATCTGAGCACAGCCTCAGCGACCAATCTCGGCAAGGCAGCCTAA